In one window of Helianthus annuus cultivar XRQ/B chromosome 17, HanXRQr2.0-SUNRISE, whole genome shotgun sequence DNA:
- the LOC110923033 gene encoding uncharacterized protein LOC110923033 has product MTNLTPGVLLKLLDGMNSGVKPTSEYRNSLLQVVDIMPIDLDEKDLYPKQGFCVKVSDSSHSVYVSLPPDLILSNEIQLGQFVFVEKLEAGSPVPIAKGVKPVPGRHPFVGMPEPVKNLDRVPNRGLKLCSTRRGSWVTTQSDKHDVCASPCSLKMDRCTPLNLNPNTKVSVARRSSWVTGPKRFDHSTPLKMNVNVNPNTKVSVARRSSWVTGPKREHEISEIASPMALKPTRFDHITPAKKCSSVIVNKSCVTSSMVKLSDEKSRITVKDAKTSTSPLKSVVGTKSVAPTSSQSTRAASSPHSSSKTSLSFNLPQKLSLLGKEAVQQQERAQKIALQALRNASASETLLWSLKTLSTLTKSANPDDPTDCFDQFLEFHNQLVQAVTNMVSIKAATETTNKCQQKSTLSPSHTSQQKSTLSVKHSSSSGSLNETIKLGKQIEKEAGNWFMEFLEKALEKGMKKSKSKSKSNVTKVPQLLVKKVMSWVETEQCDSSKRPVHPKAIDIARKLRIKLRNY; this is encoded by the exons atgacgaattTGACACCTGGGGTGCTGTTAAAGCTGCTAGATGGGATGAATTCAGGTGTGAAACCCACAAGTGAATACAGGAATTCACTATTACAAGTTGTAGATATCATGCCGATTGATCTTGACGAGAAAGATCTTTATCCGAAACAGGGGTTTTGCGTAAAAGTTTCGGATTCATCGCATTCGGTTTACGTAAGTTTACCGCCTGATTTAATCCTCAGTAATGAAATCCAGCTTGGCCAGTTTGTTTTCGTCGAAAAATTAGAGGCGGGTTCGCCTGTTCCGATAGCGAAAGGGGTGAAACCGGTCCCTGGCCGCCACCCGTTTGTTGGAATGCCTGAACCAGTGAAGAATCTTGATCGGGTTCCGAATCGGGGTTTAAAGTTGTGTAGTACTAGAAGGGGTTCTTGGGTTACAACTCAAAGTGATAAACATGATGTTTGTGCATCACCATGCTCGTTGAAAATGGACCGATGTACACCACTGAATCTGAATCCAAACACGAAAGTATCGGTTGCTAGAAGAAGTTCTTGGGTTACAGGACCGAAACGTTTTGATCATTCTACGCCTTTGAAAATGAATGTGAATGTGAATCCAAACACGAAAGTGTCGGTTGCTAGAAGAAGTTCTTGGGTTACAGGACCGAAAAGAGAACATGAGATTAGTGAAATAGCATCGCCTATGGCCTTGAAACCGACGCGTTTTGATCATATTACGCCTGCGAAAAAGTGTTCTTCAGTGATTGTAAATAAAAGTTGTGTTACATCTTCTATGGTGAAGCTTTCAGATGAGAAGAGTAGAATAACTGTCAAAGATGCAAAGACATCAACAAGTCCCTTAAAGTCTGTTGTAG GAACAAAAAGTGTAGCGCCAACAAGTTCACAGAGTACACGAGCAGCGTCTTCTCCTCATTCATCTTCGAAAACCAGTTTATCGTTTAATCTGCCACAAAAGCTTAGCTTACTAGGAAAG GAAGCTGTTCAACAACAAGAAAGAGCACAGAAAATTGCCCTTCAAGCGCTTAGAAATGCCTCAGCCTCCGAAACTCTTCTTTGGTCACTCAA GACTTTATCAACGTTGACCAAGTCCGCTAACCCTGATGACCCAACAGATTGTTTCGATCAGTTTCTCGAGTTCCATAACCAACTTGTTCAGGCCGTAACCAACATGGTGTCAATCAAAGCAGCAACCGAAACAACTAACaaatgtcaacaaaagtcaacactTTCCCCATCACACacaagtcaacaaaagtcaacactTTCCGTTAAACACTCAAGCTCGTCTGGCAGCCTGAACGAGACGATAAAACTCGGGAAGCAGATTGAGAAAGAGGCTGGAAACTGGTTCATGGAGTTTTTAGAGAAAGCTTTGGAAAAGGGTATgaaaaagtcaaagtcaaagtcaaagtcaaatgttaCAAAAGTTCCTCAGTTACTTGTGAAAAAGGTTATGAGTTGGGTGGAAACCGAACAATGTGATTCTAGTAAGAGGCCTGTGCATCCGAAAGCGATAGATATTGCAAGGAAGTTGAGGATCAAGTTAAGGAATTATTGA
- the LOC110922468 gene encoding uncharacterized protein At4g28440 gives MAEQLKQQPAFVKINQLRPGAFGLNLTVKVVSSKAIMTRGRNGTQGRNMRLAECLVGDETGIVVFTARNDQVEAMKEGSSVILRNAKIDMYKGSMRLAVDKWGRVEVTEPADFSVTEDNNLSLIEFELITVEE, from the exons ATGGCTGAACAACTTAAGCAGCAACCAGCTTTCGTTAAGATCAACCAACTTCGTCCTGGTGCGTTTGGCCTTAACCTAACTGTAAAAGTGGTTAGCTCAAAAGCAATAATGACACGAGGTCGCAATGGAACTCAAGGTCGAAACATGCGTCTTGCTGAATGTTTGGTTGGTGATGAAACCGGAATTGTTGTTTTCACTGCTAGAAATGATCAAG TGGAAGCTATGAAGGAGGGCAGTAGTGTAATTTTGCGCAATGCAAAAATCGACATGTACAAAGGGTCGATGAGACTGGCAGTAGACAAATGGGGTCGTGTTGAAGTAACAGAACCAGCTGATTTTTCCGTTACGGAAGACAACAATCTGTCACTCATCGAGTTTGAACTTATTACCGTTGAAGAGTGA